A genome region from Solanum pennellii chromosome 12, SPENNV200 includes the following:
- the LOC107007383 gene encoding ubiquitin carboxyl-terminal hydrolase 19 isoform X2, with the protein MGLPSACAVCGNATSKRCSRCKMVNYCSDACQRSDWNSGHKYGCRDFQSSVKGNSEQSASTLQRRYMFGTSFVPFGGKNNQELFPYEEFLNYFYWGGSGYPPRRLINCGNSCFANVVLQCLTQTRPLLAYLLERGHRRECRSNGWCFLCEFQLHVEQCTWCQDPFSPIDVLSGLPNIGGNLSCGKQEDAHEFMRFAIDTMQSAVLAEFDGDKAEPLSAEETTIIQHIFGGRLQSQVACTACGNHSNQFENMMDLTVGINGEADSLEKCLDQFTAEECMDGEDMYKCDRCNDYVKAWKRLTILEAPNILTIALKRFKVIDVGIDDVLAQQAYMLFYSRHLARPTSLCPLESLNKLDKAEGKQHSTVAPLECHKTTVSPAICANPGSLPTDKKSVVFREEEELTSVTNYEGDTVDSGASREVLQELQDVRESSADRETYLRKLSATYSFIDCCSEAVMQKAEGRCPVSDNEEKSEMWRSAAYESLFGSSSEDEDSLTFEEYTEICEGNAHESLFESPREDSGSSSEDEDFLTFEEYTEICEGNAHESLFESPREDSGEMPYDSSSDASDSSSS; encoded by the exons ATGGGGCTGCCGAGTGCTTGCGCCGTCTGCGGCAATGCCACCTCTAAACGATGCTCCCGCTGCAAGATGGTTAATTACTG TTCTGATGCTTGCCAAAGATCCGATTGGAACTCGGGGCACAAGTATGGATGTAGGGATTTTCAATCATCTGTTAAAGGTAATTCTGAGCAATCAGCATCGACTTTGCAAAGGAGGTACATGTTTGGCACTTCATTTGTTCCTTTTGGcggaaaaaataatcag GAACTTTTTCCATATGAAGAATTCTTGAATTACTTTTACTGGGGTGGTTCAGGCTATCCTCCTCGTAGACTCATAAATTGTGGTAACAG CTGTTTTGCTAATGTGGTTCTGCAATGTCTAACACAGACTAGACCACTTCTCGCCTACTTGTTGGAGAGAGGCCATAGAAGAGAAT GTAGATCGAATGGTTGGTGCTTCCTCTGCGAATTTCAACTCCATGTTGAACAATGTACCTGGTGTCAGGATCCCTTTTCACCAATTGACGTACTATCAGGGTTGCCTAACATTGGTGGTAATCTTTCTTGTGGAAAGCAGGAGGATGCCCATGAGTTTATGAG GTTTGCTATTGACACAATGCAATCGGCAGTACTTGCTGAATTTGATGGAGATAAGGCTGAACCTCTTAGCGCTGAGGAAACAACTATTATTCAGCATATATTTGGTGGTCGCCTTCAATCTCAG GTTGCATGTACAGCATGTGGTAATCACTCAAATCAGTTCGAGAATATGATGGATCTGACTGTAGGGATTAATGGGGAAGCTGATTCTTTGGAGAAATGCTTAGATCAATTCACTGCCGAAGAGTGTATGGATGGTGAAGATATGTATAAATGTGATAG ATGCAATGATTATGTCAAGGCATGGAAGCGCTTAACGATCCTGGAGGCACCAAATATTCTAACAATCGCTTTGAAAAGGTTTAAG GTCATTGATGTAGGAATTGATGACGTTCTTGCACAGCAAGCATACATGCTCTTCTATAGCAG GCATTTAGCCAGGCCAACATCATTATGTCCTCTTGAATCATTAAATAAACTGGACAAAGCGGAAGGCAAGCAGCATTCCACAGTTGCACCTCTTGAGTGCCATAAGACAACTGTGTCTCCTGCTATATGTGCTAATCCTGGTTCATTGCCAACTGATAAGAAATCAGTGGTTTTCAGGGAAGAAGAGGAGTTGACCTCAGTTACTAACTATGAGGGTGATACGGTAGATTCTGGGGCAAGTCGTGAAGTCTTGCAGGAACTTCAGGATGTTAGAGAATCCAGTGCAGACAGAGAAACTTATCTAAGAAAATTATCAGCTACTTATTCCTTCATTGATTGTTGTTCTGAAGCTGTAATGCAAAAAGCCGAAGGGAGATGCCCTGTTTCTGACAATGAGGAAAAATCCGAGATGTGGAGAAGTGCTGCGTATGAGTCTCTGTTCGGAAGTTCTAGCGAGGATGAGGATTCTTTAACCTTTGAAGAATACACCGAGATATGTGAAGGAAATGCACATGAATCTCTGTTTGAAAGTCCACGAGAGGATTCTGGAAGTTCTAGCGAGGATGAGGATTTCTTAACCTTTGAGGAATACACTGAGATATGTGAAGGAAATGCACATGAATCTCTGTTTGAAAGTCCACGAGAGGATTCTGGTGAAATGCCGTATGATTCTTCTTCCGATGCCTCTGACTCAAGCTCATCTTAA
- the LOC107007383 gene encoding ubiquitin carboxyl-terminal hydrolase 18 isoform X1, with the protein MGLPSACAVCGNATSKRCSRCKMVNYCSDACQRSDWNSGHKYGCRDFQSSVKGNSEQSASTLQRRYMFGTSFVPFGGKNNQELFPYEEFLNYFYWGGSGYPPRRLINCGNSCFANVVLQCLTQTRPLLAYLLERGHRRECRSNGWCFLCEFQLHVEQCTWCQDPFSPIDVLSGLPNIGGNLSCGKQEDAHEFMRFAIDTMQSAVLAEFDGDKAEPLSAEETTIIQHIFGGRLQSQVACTACGNHSNQFENMMDLTVGINGEADSLEKCLDQFTAEECMDGEDMYKCDRCNDYVKAWKRLTILEAPNILTIALKRFKSGDTPGKLNNRVTFPESLDLNPNMSETGDGNDHFNLYAVIVHEDMSNALHCGHYICYIKDLTENWYRADDTEVIDVGIDDVLAQQAYMLFYSRHLARPTSLCPLESLNKLDKAEGKQHSTVAPLECHKTTVSPAICANPGSLPTDKKSVVFREEEELTSVTNYEGDTVDSGASREVLQELQDVRESSADRETYLRKLSATYSFIDCCSEAVMQKAEGRCPVSDNEEKSEMWRSAAYESLFGSSSEDEDSLTFEEYTEICEGNAHESLFESPREDSGSSSEDEDFLTFEEYTEICEGNAHESLFESPREDSGEMPYDSSSDASDSSSS; encoded by the exons ATGGGGCTGCCGAGTGCTTGCGCCGTCTGCGGCAATGCCACCTCTAAACGATGCTCCCGCTGCAAGATGGTTAATTACTG TTCTGATGCTTGCCAAAGATCCGATTGGAACTCGGGGCACAAGTATGGATGTAGGGATTTTCAATCATCTGTTAAAGGTAATTCTGAGCAATCAGCATCGACTTTGCAAAGGAGGTACATGTTTGGCACTTCATTTGTTCCTTTTGGcggaaaaaataatcag GAACTTTTTCCATATGAAGAATTCTTGAATTACTTTTACTGGGGTGGTTCAGGCTATCCTCCTCGTAGACTCATAAATTGTGGTAACAG CTGTTTTGCTAATGTGGTTCTGCAATGTCTAACACAGACTAGACCACTTCTCGCCTACTTGTTGGAGAGAGGCCATAGAAGAGAAT GTAGATCGAATGGTTGGTGCTTCCTCTGCGAATTTCAACTCCATGTTGAACAATGTACCTGGTGTCAGGATCCCTTTTCACCAATTGACGTACTATCAGGGTTGCCTAACATTGGTGGTAATCTTTCTTGTGGAAAGCAGGAGGATGCCCATGAGTTTATGAG GTTTGCTATTGACACAATGCAATCGGCAGTACTTGCTGAATTTGATGGAGATAAGGCTGAACCTCTTAGCGCTGAGGAAACAACTATTATTCAGCATATATTTGGTGGTCGCCTTCAATCTCAG GTTGCATGTACAGCATGTGGTAATCACTCAAATCAGTTCGAGAATATGATGGATCTGACTGTAGGGATTAATGGGGAAGCTGATTCTTTGGAGAAATGCTTAGATCAATTCACTGCCGAAGAGTGTATGGATGGTGAAGATATGTATAAATGTGATAG ATGCAATGATTATGTCAAGGCATGGAAGCGCTTAACGATCCTGGAGGCACCAAATATTCTAACAATCGCTTTGAAAAGGTTTAAG AGCGGGGATACTCCTGGCAAACTAAATAATAGGGTGACTTTTCCTGAAAGTTTAGATCTAAATCCTAACATGAGTGAAACAGGAGATGGCAATGACCATTTCAATCTGTATGCGGTGATTGTTCATGAGGATATGTCAAATGCATTACATTGTGGTCATTATATCTGCTACATCAAGGATTTGACTGAGAATTGGTATAGAGCCGATGACACTGAG GTCATTGATGTAGGAATTGATGACGTTCTTGCACAGCAAGCATACATGCTCTTCTATAGCAG GCATTTAGCCAGGCCAACATCATTATGTCCTCTTGAATCATTAAATAAACTGGACAAAGCGGAAGGCAAGCAGCATTCCACAGTTGCACCTCTTGAGTGCCATAAGACAACTGTGTCTCCTGCTATATGTGCTAATCCTGGTTCATTGCCAACTGATAAGAAATCAGTGGTTTTCAGGGAAGAAGAGGAGTTGACCTCAGTTACTAACTATGAGGGTGATACGGTAGATTCTGGGGCAAGTCGTGAAGTCTTGCAGGAACTTCAGGATGTTAGAGAATCCAGTGCAGACAGAGAAACTTATCTAAGAAAATTATCAGCTACTTATTCCTTCATTGATTGTTGTTCTGAAGCTGTAATGCAAAAAGCCGAAGGGAGATGCCCTGTTTCTGACAATGAGGAAAAATCCGAGATGTGGAGAAGTGCTGCGTATGAGTCTCTGTTCGGAAGTTCTAGCGAGGATGAGGATTCTTTAACCTTTGAAGAATACACCGAGATATGTGAAGGAAATGCACATGAATCTCTGTTTGAAAGTCCACGAGAGGATTCTGGAAGTTCTAGCGAGGATGAGGATTTCTTAACCTTTGAGGAATACACTGAGATATGTGAAGGAAATGCACATGAATCTCTGTTTGAAAGTCCACGAGAGGATTCTGGTGAAATGCCGTATGATTCTTCTTCCGATGCCTCTGACTCAAGCTCATCTTAA